Proteins from one Gemmatimonadaceae bacterium genomic window:
- a CDS encoding chemotaxis protein CheC, with translation MDDLRSLKAIQLDALREVANIGAGHAATALSQMVGETIMISVPTINVSPLEDVGPEVAAPDEPVAAVLMHMLGDLTGRTLLVFPRRTARRLAGMLMRRPVVDPDSDEFSEMDQSAIKEAGNILSSAYMNALSDFMGMMLLPSPPALAVDMSNAVLTTTYLQFGSDRDYVFCVESEFYMNDTDEKLRGFFLLLPDPASLQAILKAVRVA, from the coding sequence ATGGACGATCTGCGGAGTCTGAAGGCCATTCAGCTCGACGCGCTGCGCGAGGTCGCGAACATCGGCGCTGGTCATGCGGCGACGGCGTTGTCGCAAATGGTCGGTGAAACGATCATGATCAGCGTGCCGACGATCAACGTGTCGCCGCTCGAGGATGTCGGGCCGGAAGTCGCGGCGCCCGACGAGCCCGTGGCGGCGGTGTTGATGCACATGCTCGGGGATCTCACGGGCCGCACGCTGCTCGTCTTTCCGCGGCGCACGGCGCGGCGGCTGGCGGGCATGTTGATGCGCCGCCCGGTCGTCGATCCGGACAGCGACGAGTTTTCGGAGATGGATCAGTCGGCGATCAAGGAAGCCGGCAACATCCTGAGCTCCGCGTACATGAACGCGCTCAGCGATTTCATGGGGATGATGCTCCTGCCGTCGCCGCCGGCGCTGGCGGTGGACATGTCGAACGCGGTGCTGACGACGACCTACTTGCAGTTCGGTTCCGACCGGGACTACGTGTTCTGCGTCGAGAGCGAGTTCTACATGAACGACACCGACGAGAAGCTGCGCGGATTCTTCCTGTTGCTTCCCGATCCCGCCTCGCTGCAGGCCATTCTCAAGGCTGTCCGCGTCGCTTGA